In one Magallana gigas chromosome 7, xbMagGiga1.1, whole genome shotgun sequence genomic region, the following are encoded:
- the LOC105318495 gene encoding glutamate receptor ionotropic, NMDA 3A isoform X2: MTPEGLHRQLYNHLAEDTIVLLHLDPPMAVLIFKSLPCNTSKKVRWFITEKGYTQNTLLIKLYPIGSLVMVPDSVTSLDDVISDSVSYLNSAIQSAPRDDKVSRGVGQSCMNGAYRHHTTGLKLYRHFQEKVYQGFSMKFEFNSDGYLANKNYRIKALKGMVGRSIWEDVGYVHGEIARPRGILWPSEPDLDIRNGRVRYRVVTNPVKPFVMVENGIEDSNQCIQSTPCIQILVSDENQTLNVLHNYENINDSSSFQLKCCRGFAVDLLNKLASDLEFEYVLYIVHDTTYGKEKNGTWDGMMRDLTNGIAHMAIAAFSITGNRLRAIDFSYPYYFSRFTVLYTQQSQKTYMYAFLEPFSPEVWCTIFVSASLSALGMSMFEWNSPFGLNPWGRKRKQNYTIGSGMTMVYSLLFGHTVSTKSPKSWPSKVLQNFWASACIFIIASYTANLAAFLAGKHNGIDYNSVFDSRLMEIRVGVLGGSAVEALTNNINKKLYQRSQHYLVPTTNDAINMLINGNIDAYLGDYPILDYARVKLDPNCNLYIVPQSFGEDEYGIGFPKDSPLQKPVSEKIKHYHESGYLENLIDIHFDEEKCFNQGINQQRFSLTVFHHSGLFALLSIAIVCCILLVIVEHLVFKFLLPICRGRPDDSFWKSLNVMFFSQRLHRCINSAVLVSAQESAKEMLGIVKKGDFSRLFMKSTIRKNKLADMAKTKRINRNFLDIVEKAKWVNEMKSTSLFPDDSPDEPVDITRLSLRNLSNCVNLEALRSQYQHSLPKVDSVRDYDDSGEECNESEADDIQTLRGLEDLCDIQASDSKYDMWYVPGKLAADDNQELEYCDKRDVHSSYEGQHLLSRCESGCSSCTASDETLGACYRGENEAACYRGENGAADYGGENEAACYGGENEASFCEVSQVACQLSSKDGSASFAKNRQCYSDDESDDEKSGLLTWNRNRGHSSRSARSSTSERYRPHSMQSSPREHNKTRARGLHALNHATAQPLNVASMSKQELLHLWKSSELQLNYLLQNTLRENIELKKSLSKLRKRPIKDTAV, translated from the exons ATGACCCCCGAGGGACTCCATAGGCAGTTATACAATCACTTGGCAGAAGACACAATAGTTCTTCTTCACCTCGATCCTCCGATGGCAGTGTTAATTTTTAAGTCACTTCCGTGCAATACGTCCAAGAAAGTAAGATGGTTTATTACAGAAAAAGGGTACACACAGAATACTCTATTGATCAAACTGTATCCGATTGGCTCTCTTGTTATGGTTCCAGATTCTGTGACGTCATTGGATGACGTAATTTCAGACAGTGTCTCGTACTTAAATTCGGCAATACAAAGCGCACCACGTGATGACAAAGTATCACGTGGTGTTGGACAATCCTGTATGAACGGGGCATACCGTCACCACACAACTGGGCTGAAGCTCTATAG ACACTTCCAGGAGAAGGTTTACCAAGGCTTCTCGATGAAGTTTGAATTTAACTCTGATGGATACCTCGCAAATAAAAACTATAGGATAAAGGCACTGAAAGGCATGGTGGGTCGGTCAATCTGGGAGGACGTTGGGTACGTCCACGGGGAAATTGCCCGCCCCCGAGGAATTCTATGGCCCTCTGAGCCAGACTTGGATATCCGGAATGGACGAGTTCGATACCGCGTTGTGACAAACCCAGTCAAACCATTTGTGATGGTAGAGAACGGGATAGAAGACTCAAATCAATGCATCCAGAGCACACCCTGTATCCAGATCCTGGTGTCTGACGAAAATCAGACGCTGAATGTCTTGCATAACTACGAAAACATCAACGACTCTTCCAGCTTCCAACTCAAGTGTTGTCGTGGCTTTGCAGTAGACCTGTTGAATAAACTCGCGTCCGATCTGGAATTTGAGTACGTGTTATACATTGTTCACGACACGACTTACGGGAAAGAGAAGAACGGTACATGGGATGGGATGATGAGGGACCTGACCAATGGTATCGCCCACATGGCCATAGCAGCATTTAGCATCACCGGAAATAGACTGCGCGCCATTGATTTTTCCTACCCGTACTACTTTTCACGTTTTACAGTCCTGTACACTCAGCAGAGCCAGAAGACCTACATGTACGCCTTTCTAGAACCATTTTCTCCTGAAGTTTGGTGCACCATATTTGTCAGTGCCAGTTTATCAGCCTTGGGCATGTCCATGTTTGAATGGAACAGTCCGTTTGGTTTGAATCCCTGGGGCagaaaacgtaaacaaaattacaCCATAGGATCGGGCATGACCATGGTCTACTCGCTGCTTTTTGGCCATACGGTTAGTACGAAGTCCCCGAAATCTTGGCCGAGTAAAGTTCTTCAGAATTTTTGGGCGTCTGCGTGCATCTTCATCATCGCCAGCTACACAGCCAACTTAGCCGCCTTTTTGGCAGGAAAACACAATGGGATTGATTATAACAGCGTGTTTGACTCAAGA CTTATGGAAATTAGAGTTGGAGTACTTGGAGGAAGCGCCGTAGAGGCCCTGACTAACAACATCAACAAAAAGCTTTATCAAAGAAGTCAGCACTATCTCGTGCCCACGACAAACGACGCTATCAATATGTTGAT aaatgGTAACATCGACGCCTACCTTGGAGATTATCCAATTCTGGATTATGCACGTGTAAAACTGGATCCAAACTGTAATCTGTATATCGTCCCACAGTCGTTTGGCGAGGATGAATATGGAATAGGCTTTCCTAAAGATTCGCCGCTCCAG aaacCAGTTTCCGAGAAGATCAAGCACTACCACGAGTCTGGGTACCTGGAGAATCTGATCGACATCCACTTTGACGAGGAGAAATGTTTTAACCAGGGCATCAACCAGCAGCGCTTCAGTCTGACCGTCTTCCACCACAGCGGTCTGTTCGCGCTCCTCTCCATCGCCATCGTCTGCTGCATACTGCTGGTTATCGTTGAACATCTCGTTTTTAAATTCCTCCTGCCAATCTGCCGGGGACGACCAGACGACAGCTTCTGGAAAAGCCTCAATGTCATGTTTTTCAGTCAG AGACTCCATAGATGCATAAACAGTGCAGTTTTGGTTTCTGCCCAGGAGTCTGCCAAGGAGATGTTAGGGATTGTCAAGAAAGGCGACTTCTCCAGATTGTTCATGAAAAGCACAATCAGG aaAAACAAGCTTGCAGACATGGCGAAAACAAAGCGAATCAATCGAAACTTTTTAGACATCGTAGAGAAAGCAAAATG GGTGAACGAGATGAAATCTACCAGCTTGTTTCCTGATGACTCACCGGATGAACCCGTTGATATCACTCGCCTCTCTCTTCGTAACCTTAGCAACTGTGTAAACTTGGAAGCTTTGCGGTCCCAGTACCAACACTCTCTTCCAAAGGTTGATTCGGTAAGGGATTACGATGACAGTGGCGAAGAGTGTAACGAAAGCGAAGCAGACGACATCCAGACACTGAGAGGTCTTGAAGATCTGTGTGATATCCAGGCGTCCGATAGCAAGTATGATATGTGGTATGTTCCCGGTAAACTTGCAGCAGACGATAACCAGGAACTCGAATACTGTGATAAACGTGACGTGCATTCTTCATACGAAGGACAACATTTACTAAGCCGGTGTGAGTCAGGCTGTAGCAGTTGTACAGCTAGTGATGAGACGTTAGGGGCCTGTTACAGGGGTGAAAACGAGGCAGCCTGTTATAGGGGCGAAAACGGGGCAGCCGATTACGGAGGTGAAAACGAGGCAGCCTGTTACGGAGGTGAAAACGAGGCGTCTTTCTGTGAAGTGTCTCAGGTCGCATGTCAATTATCATCGAAAGACGGAAGTGCTTCTTTCGCCAAAAACAGACAGTGTTATTCTGACGATGAGAGTGATGATGAAAAAAGTGGTTTACTTACCTGGAATAGAAACAGAGGACATTCTAGTAGATCTGCACGTTCCTCGACCAGTGAGCGTTATCGTCCACATTCTATGCAAAGCTCTCCACGAGAACACAATAAAACTCGGGCTCGAGGTCTCCATGCACTAAACCACGCCACTGCGCAGCCTCTGAATGTGGCTAGCATGAGTAAGCAGGAGTTACTACACCTGTGGAAATCCTCAGAGCTACAGTTGAACTATTTATTACAGAATACATTAAGAGAAAATATAGAACTCAAGAAATCCCTGTCAAAACTGCGAAAACGGCCTATAAAGGATACGGCAGTTTAA
- the LOC105318495 gene encoding glutamate receptor ionotropic, NMDA 3A isoform X1 has product MAFQTWCIVLLLPLYCHGNDIVAVIEQDVYNIHFRTFYLSVGGPDVNVSGAVYPTYTGVYDQLHGVCSYLTQRTLAVFIVGNRDSINFISMVTDVLGIPTLAYLKDSKTVYQKRENKLLLVLGHSYQETARAVLTFFKTNFWFRFLIIVEDTALHDRFFGEVISLNHTELWTISLLVVSKKMTPEGLHRQLYNHLAEDTIVLLHLDPPMAVLIFKSLPCNTSKKVRWFITEKGYTQNTLLIKLYPIGSLVMVPDSVTSLDDVISDSVSYLNSAIQSAPRDDKVSRGVGQSCMNGAYRHHTTGLKLYRHFQEKVYQGFSMKFEFNSDGYLANKNYRIKALKGMVGRSIWEDVGYVHGEIARPRGILWPSEPDLDIRNGRVRYRVVTNPVKPFVMVENGIEDSNQCIQSTPCIQILVSDENQTLNVLHNYENINDSSSFQLKCCRGFAVDLLNKLASDLEFEYVLYIVHDTTYGKEKNGTWDGMMRDLTNGIAHMAIAAFSITGNRLRAIDFSYPYYFSRFTVLYTQQSQKTYMYAFLEPFSPEVWCTIFVSASLSALGMSMFEWNSPFGLNPWGRKRKQNYTIGSGMTMVYSLLFGHTVSTKSPKSWPSKVLQNFWASACIFIIASYTANLAAFLAGKHNGIDYNSVFDSRLMEIRVGVLGGSAVEALTNNINKKLYQRSQHYLVPTTNDAINMLINGNIDAYLGDYPILDYARVKLDPNCNLYIVPQSFGEDEYGIGFPKDSPLQKPVSEKIKHYHESGYLENLIDIHFDEEKCFNQGINQQRFSLTVFHHSGLFALLSIAIVCCILLVIVEHLVFKFLLPICRGRPDDSFWKSLNVMFFSQRLHRCINSAVLVSAQESAKEMLGIVKKGDFSRLFMKSTIRKNKLADMAKTKRINRNFLDIVEKAKWVNEMKSTSLFPDDSPDEPVDITRLSLRNLSNCVNLEALRSQYQHSLPKVDSVRDYDDSGEECNESEADDIQTLRGLEDLCDIQASDSKYDMWYVPGKLAADDNQELEYCDKRDVHSSYEGQHLLSRCESGCSSCTASDETLGACYRGENEAACYRGENGAADYGGENEAACYGGENEASFCEVSQVACQLSSKDGSASFAKNRQCYSDDESDDEKSGLLTWNRNRGHSSRSARSSTSERYRPHSMQSSPREHNKTRARGLHALNHATAQPLNVASMSKQELLHLWKSSELQLNYLLQNTLRENIELKKSLSKLRKRPIKDTAV; this is encoded by the exons ATGGCTTTTCAGACGTGGTGCATTGTCCTTTTGTTGCCGTTATATTGTCATGGAAATGATATTGTGGCGGTGATCGAGCAAGACGTGTACAATATACACTTCCGGACGTTTTATTTGTCGGTGGGGGGACCGGATGTGAACGTGTCCGGGGCCGTCTACCCTACCTATACAGGTGTGTATGACCAGCTACACGGGGTGTGTTCTTACCTGACGCAGCGCACCCTCGCAGTGTTTATAGTGGGGAATAGGGAttctattaattttatttccatgGTCACTGATGTCCTTGGAATACCTACCCTTGCCTACTTAAAGGACTCGAAGACAGTCTACCAAAAG AGAGAGAACAAATTATTGTTAGTCCTCGGACATTCCTATCAAGAGACGGCTAGAGCGGTGCTGACATTCTTCAAGACGAATTTCTGGTTCCGGTTTCTAATCATCGTCGAAGACACCGCGCTTCATGATAGGTTCTTTGGAGAAGTGATTTCACTGAACCATACAGAGCTTTGGACCATCTCTCTACTTGTTGTTAGTAAGAAAATGACCCCCGAGGGACTCCATAGGCAGTTATACAATCACTTGGCAGAAGACACAATAGTTCTTCTTCACCTCGATCCTCCGATGGCAGTGTTAATTTTTAAGTCACTTCCGTGCAATACGTCCAAGAAAGTAAGATGGTTTATTACAGAAAAAGGGTACACACAGAATACTCTATTGATCAAACTGTATCCGATTGGCTCTCTTGTTATGGTTCCAGATTCTGTGACGTCATTGGATGACGTAATTTCAGACAGTGTCTCGTACTTAAATTCGGCAATACAAAGCGCACCACGTGATGACAAAGTATCACGTGGTGTTGGACAATCCTGTATGAACGGGGCATACCGTCACCACACAACTGGGCTGAAGCTCTATAG ACACTTCCAGGAGAAGGTTTACCAAGGCTTCTCGATGAAGTTTGAATTTAACTCTGATGGATACCTCGCAAATAAAAACTATAGGATAAAGGCACTGAAAGGCATGGTGGGTCGGTCAATCTGGGAGGACGTTGGGTACGTCCACGGGGAAATTGCCCGCCCCCGAGGAATTCTATGGCCCTCTGAGCCAGACTTGGATATCCGGAATGGACGAGTTCGATACCGCGTTGTGACAAACCCAGTCAAACCATTTGTGATGGTAGAGAACGGGATAGAAGACTCAAATCAATGCATCCAGAGCACACCCTGTATCCAGATCCTGGTGTCTGACGAAAATCAGACGCTGAATGTCTTGCATAACTACGAAAACATCAACGACTCTTCCAGCTTCCAACTCAAGTGTTGTCGTGGCTTTGCAGTAGACCTGTTGAATAAACTCGCGTCCGATCTGGAATTTGAGTACGTGTTATACATTGTTCACGACACGACTTACGGGAAAGAGAAGAACGGTACATGGGATGGGATGATGAGGGACCTGACCAATGGTATCGCCCACATGGCCATAGCAGCATTTAGCATCACCGGAAATAGACTGCGCGCCATTGATTTTTCCTACCCGTACTACTTTTCACGTTTTACAGTCCTGTACACTCAGCAGAGCCAGAAGACCTACATGTACGCCTTTCTAGAACCATTTTCTCCTGAAGTTTGGTGCACCATATTTGTCAGTGCCAGTTTATCAGCCTTGGGCATGTCCATGTTTGAATGGAACAGTCCGTTTGGTTTGAATCCCTGGGGCagaaaacgtaaacaaaattacaCCATAGGATCGGGCATGACCATGGTCTACTCGCTGCTTTTTGGCCATACGGTTAGTACGAAGTCCCCGAAATCTTGGCCGAGTAAAGTTCTTCAGAATTTTTGGGCGTCTGCGTGCATCTTCATCATCGCCAGCTACACAGCCAACTTAGCCGCCTTTTTGGCAGGAAAACACAATGGGATTGATTATAACAGCGTGTTTGACTCAAGA CTTATGGAAATTAGAGTTGGAGTACTTGGAGGAAGCGCCGTAGAGGCCCTGACTAACAACATCAACAAAAAGCTTTATCAAAGAAGTCAGCACTATCTCGTGCCCACGACAAACGACGCTATCAATATGTTGAT aaatgGTAACATCGACGCCTACCTTGGAGATTATCCAATTCTGGATTATGCACGTGTAAAACTGGATCCAAACTGTAATCTGTATATCGTCCCACAGTCGTTTGGCGAGGATGAATATGGAATAGGCTTTCCTAAAGATTCGCCGCTCCAG aaacCAGTTTCCGAGAAGATCAAGCACTACCACGAGTCTGGGTACCTGGAGAATCTGATCGACATCCACTTTGACGAGGAGAAATGTTTTAACCAGGGCATCAACCAGCAGCGCTTCAGTCTGACCGTCTTCCACCACAGCGGTCTGTTCGCGCTCCTCTCCATCGCCATCGTCTGCTGCATACTGCTGGTTATCGTTGAACATCTCGTTTTTAAATTCCTCCTGCCAATCTGCCGGGGACGACCAGACGACAGCTTCTGGAAAAGCCTCAATGTCATGTTTTTCAGTCAG AGACTCCATAGATGCATAAACAGTGCAGTTTTGGTTTCTGCCCAGGAGTCTGCCAAGGAGATGTTAGGGATTGTCAAGAAAGGCGACTTCTCCAGATTGTTCATGAAAAGCACAATCAGG aaAAACAAGCTTGCAGACATGGCGAAAACAAAGCGAATCAATCGAAACTTTTTAGACATCGTAGAGAAAGCAAAATG GGTGAACGAGATGAAATCTACCAGCTTGTTTCCTGATGACTCACCGGATGAACCCGTTGATATCACTCGCCTCTCTCTTCGTAACCTTAGCAACTGTGTAAACTTGGAAGCTTTGCGGTCCCAGTACCAACACTCTCTTCCAAAGGTTGATTCGGTAAGGGATTACGATGACAGTGGCGAAGAGTGTAACGAAAGCGAAGCAGACGACATCCAGACACTGAGAGGTCTTGAAGATCTGTGTGATATCCAGGCGTCCGATAGCAAGTATGATATGTGGTATGTTCCCGGTAAACTTGCAGCAGACGATAACCAGGAACTCGAATACTGTGATAAACGTGACGTGCATTCTTCATACGAAGGACAACATTTACTAAGCCGGTGTGAGTCAGGCTGTAGCAGTTGTACAGCTAGTGATGAGACGTTAGGGGCCTGTTACAGGGGTGAAAACGAGGCAGCCTGTTATAGGGGCGAAAACGGGGCAGCCGATTACGGAGGTGAAAACGAGGCAGCCTGTTACGGAGGTGAAAACGAGGCGTCTTTCTGTGAAGTGTCTCAGGTCGCATGTCAATTATCATCGAAAGACGGAAGTGCTTCTTTCGCCAAAAACAGACAGTGTTATTCTGACGATGAGAGTGATGATGAAAAAAGTGGTTTACTTACCTGGAATAGAAACAGAGGACATTCTAGTAGATCTGCACGTTCCTCGACCAGTGAGCGTTATCGTCCACATTCTATGCAAAGCTCTCCACGAGAACACAATAAAACTCGGGCTCGAGGTCTCCATGCACTAAACCACGCCACTGCGCAGCCTCTGAATGTGGCTAGCATGAGTAAGCAGGAGTTACTACACCTGTGGAAATCCTCAGAGCTACAGTTGAACTATTTATTACAGAATACATTAAGAGAAAATATAGAACTCAAGAAATCCCTGTCAAAACTGCGAAAACGGCCTATAAAGGATACGGCAGTTTAA
- the LOC105318494 gene encoding glutamate [NMDA] receptor subunit 1, which yields MMILAGWLVYICLHWLGGGATGLRILLICDQTFHEVCRQKQNDAKDDVIVTFFPVSDIHSYVTHVRNIDALLRNGTSTDVLLVFGHSELVSAVGTVAQDFQRPVIAYTKDSAPVIYQNDMLSINSNPFHLGQAMSYLINTLWLEKHTHLLTDASLLTDGFIEGFWEGQQFNLSHTTVLHQDEDFDEISLFFHLRDLRENGVKQFVVHAQPNQVNLLMRANRRFEATAGRGGYRWFLSDTAISGKIDDELIPVGALVVKAVRDERALVEHTITRLYEEIEDLKDSTLSDNTSDCFRSVLLKKSTKNLPLCCGIAQFRIDNHFWRVLNESYGELEWMSAGKIFYNHSKHSVQWYGSTIFGPTSQSKHFHRVVTTPAPPFVLVKGPIDTGDSCYGNKMCYKVLRGNPIYLGPNTRVEDLQEVEAERYCCSGFVMDILEYLATDLAFDYLVYFRDENSHNATNLYESLLHDVRNGSAEIIAGALTVTSNRSKQLRFTEPYYFSGFAMIVPPQEASKPSMDAFTAPFDSYVWVAIFLSATTAALATSLFEWNSPFGLNPWGRKRLKNYTLGSALVMVYSVLFGHTVSTKTPKSWPAKVLQNFWAGLAIFIVASYTANLAAYLAGINRVDDMISIFHNTMNSKRVHVLRSSPAADYLRVINERNRKNIMISEVPPDVTQLNIINNLKNKSYEYYVNDRLLLEYALAQHDNCSIKFSGNDFGENLYAFGLNRDAVDLTENMSSLILSYLEGGQVTEALQRYVKNRNCVGRSERFTRKYGLDHTGGLFIILLSAMFVGAFLLVIELCVFRYLVPYLRKKPNDSLWKNRNIEYVNQRLYRTVMSEQLVSPQQTAQEMIRIVKERQFERLFLKNELSKHGRIQKKGVPKGLRLIDITDNLIRSKKEESQIFATSSSGKIFTIQKQSYDNDDDGEDSMSDVSDYVTGDEQDIQISFEDIENPTVLSDISEVPINNQRKAPKNSPHVIRSMSEKVIGQFIRHNPRARYCSDSVYSGVSFKSSNKRNKSCPSFQKRPTKEKENKRRVFEEGELEMVDMSHMAERPEKTQLIHKSKRGANLGRAFTFYGRSMKDNRLKSSIRKHAMATRRHSESVFDDCAVDALSKEDLMVLWKKSEIELQTSLNRVTQENAHLKRLLRVVEVSEKSPQEEAPDRETAHLTATPL from the exons ATATATCAAAATGACATGCTGTCAATCAATTCCAATCCGTTCCACTTGGGCCAGGCTATGTCGTACCTGATTAACACCTTGTGGCTGGAAAAACACACGCACCTGTTGACGGACGCTAGCCTGCTGACCGATGGCTTCATTGAGGGGTTCTGGGAGGGGCAGCAGTTCAATCTGTCCCACACCACAGTTCTACATCAAGATGAGGACTTCGACGAAATCTCACTCTTCTTCCACCTTAGAGATTTACGAGAAAATGGCGTCAAGCAGTTCGTAGTTCATGCCCAACCTAATCAAGTTAATCTACTGATGCGCGCCAACCGACGGTTTGAAGCCACCGCTGGACGAGGGGGGTACCGGTGGTTCTTGTCCGACACCGCAATTTCGGGTAAAATTGACGACGAGCTGATTCCAGTAGGCGCTCTTGTCGTCAAAGCTGTCAGAGACGAGAGGGCGCTAGTAGAGCACACGATAACGAGGCTCTACGAAGAAATAGAGGACCTAAAGGACAGCACGCTGTCTGACAATACGTCCGACTGCTTCAG GAGTGTCCTCCTGAAGAAATCGACAAAGAACCTGCCTCTGTGCTGCGGCATCGCCCAGTTCCGGATAGACAACCACTTCTGGAGAGTGCTCAATGAAAGTTACGGGGAGCTAGAGTGGATGTCGGCCGGCAAGATCTTCTACAACCACAGCAAACACAGCGTTCAGTGGTACGGGAGTACTATATTTGGCCCTACCTCCCAAAGCAAACATTTCCATCGTGTGGTAACCACCCCTGCGCCGCCATTTGTGTTGGTCAAAGGTCCCATAGACACAGGCGACTCCTGTTATGGAAACAAAATGTGTTACAAGGTTCTCCGAGGGAATCCTATCTACCTCGGTCCGAACACCCGTGTGGAGGATCTGCAGGAAGTGGAGGCGGAGCGGTACTGCTGCAGCGGGTTCGTCATGGACATTCTGGAGTACCTAGCCACGGACTTGGCCTTCGACTATTTGGTGTACTTTAGGGACGAGAACAGCCACAACGCCACTAATCTGTACGAGTCATTGCTGCACGACGTACGGAATGGATCGGCCGAAATCATAGCAGGTGCGTTGACCGTGACGTCAAATCGAAGCAAGCAACTACGTTTCACAGAGCCGTACTACTTTTCTGGGTTTGCAATGATCGTGCCGCCGCAAGAGGCATCCAAACCGTCAATGGACGCGTTTACTGCGCCGTTTGATAGTTACGTCTGGGTGGCAATATTTCTAAGCGCAACAACAGCTGCGCTGGCTACCTCCTTGTTTGAATGGAACAGTCCATTCGGATTGAATCCATGGGGTAGAAAGCGACTGAAGAACTACACCCTAGGCTCGGCTTTAGTAATGGTTTACTCCGTCCTGTTTGGCCATACAGTCAGCACAAAGACTCCAAAGTCCTGGCCTGCGAAAGTCCTTCAAAACTTCTGGGCGGGGCTCGCCATTTTCATCGTGGCTAGCTATACCGCTAATCTGGCAGCCTATTTGGCGGGAATCAATAGAGTTGATGATATGATCAGCATCTTTCATAACACC ATGAACTCTAAACGAGTGCATGTTCTGAGATCGAGTCCCGCGGCCGACTACCTCAGGGTCATTAACGAGAGGAATCGCAAAAACATCATGATCAGCGAGGTCCCCCCGGACGTGACGCAGCTCAACATCATCAATAACCTCAA aAATAAATCATACGAGTACTATGTTAACGACCGTCTGCTGTTGGAATACGCGCTTGCGCAGCACGACAATTGTTCAATCAAATTTAGCGGCAATGACTTTGGAGAAAACCTCTATGCATTTGGACTGAACAGGGATGCAGTTGATTTGACG GAGAACATGTCTTCGTTGATTCTAAGTTACCTGGAGGGTGGACAGGTCACGGAAGCGTTACAACGCTATGTCAAGAACCGGAACTGCGTCGGTCGGTCGGAACGGTTTACCCGGAAGTACGGACTAGATCACACGGGCGGACTGTTCATCATCCTTCTGTCGGCCATGTTTGTGGGGGCGTTTCTCCTGGTAATAGAACTGTGTGTGTTTAGATACCTGGTGCCGTACCTGAGGAAAAAACCCAACGACAGTTTGTGGAAGAACAGAAATATAGAATATGTGAACCAG AGACTGTACCGGACCGTGATGAGTGAACAGTTGGTGTCTCCACAGCAAACAGCGCAGGAGATGATCAGGATCGTCAAAGAGAGACAATTCGAACGCCTCTTTCTGAAGAACGAACTGAGCAAACAC GGGAGAATCCAAAAGAAAGGGGTTCCGAAAGGTCTTCGTTTAATTGACATTACAGACAATTTAATCAG ATCAAAGAAAGAGGAATCACAAATATTTGCAACGTCATCCTCTGGTAAGATTTTTACAATTCAAAAACAGTCTTATGACAACGATGATGATGGCGAAGATTCCATGAGTGATGTTAGTGATTACGTCACAGGAGACGAACAGgatattcaaatttcatttgaagacATTGAAAACCCAACAGTTTTGTCAGATATATCGGAAGTACCAATCAACAACCAAAGAAAGGCTCCGAAAAACAGTCCACATGTAATACGGTCAATGTCGGAAAAGGTCATAGGTCAATTTATACGTCATAACCCACGTGCACGTTATTGTTCTGACTCAGTATACAGTGGCGTCTCATTTAAATCATCAAACAAACGAAACAAGTCTTGCCCAAGTTTTCAGAAACGCCCAACAAAAGAGAAAGAGAACAAACGGAGAGTATTTGAAGAGGGTGAACTTGAAATGGTGGACATGAGTCACATGGCCGAACGGCCAGAGAAAACCCAACTGATTCACAAATCAAAGCGAGGAGCAAACCTCGGCCGTGCGTTCACATTTTACGGAAGGTCAATGAAGGACAACCGTCTAAAGTCGTCCATTAGGAAGCACGCCATGGCGACGCGCCGACACTCCGAGTCCGTGTTTGACGACTGCGCAGTGGACGCTCTCTCCAAGGAGGACCTGATGGTCTTGTGGAAGAAATCGGAAATCGAGCTACAGACCAGTCTTAACCGAGTGACCCAAGAAAACGCTCACTTAAAGCGACTTCTGCGTGTTGTGGAAGTGTCAGAGAAATCACCGCAAGAAGAGGCCCCAGACAGGGAAACGGCTCACCTGACGGCCACCCCTCTGTAG